From the Maioricimonas rarisocia genome, one window contains:
- a CDS encoding DUF6580 family putative transport protein, with translation MYRPRTAFLATLFIYAVVVKLLPYILMQFGMSIDPETTVYPWNFSPVPAICLFGAAYFQDRKWAFGLPVLAWLLGDLGIFALVSMHSGVAAGAEMAFYRSQIFVYLGFALVVLCGMPLRSKVSWLRVAGCGVGGSLAFFVLTNFAIWALPDVSRYPQTLAGLVDCFISALPFYRNFLVSTGVFSAILFSPLGVRAIERADESRGLEPAAGLPEVATVSR, from the coding sequence ATGTACCGCCCCCGGACGGCGTTTCTGGCCACTCTGTTTATCTACGCGGTCGTGGTCAAGCTGCTGCCGTACATCCTCATGCAGTTCGGGATGAGCATTGATCCCGAGACCACCGTCTATCCGTGGAACTTCTCGCCTGTACCGGCGATCTGCCTGTTCGGTGCCGCCTACTTCCAGGATCGCAAATGGGCCTTCGGCCTGCCGGTGCTGGCGTGGCTGCTGGGTGACCTCGGCATTTTCGCTCTGGTCAGCATGCACTCGGGCGTGGCTGCCGGAGCCGAGATGGCCTTCTACCGCAGTCAGATCTTCGTCTACCTCGGCTTTGCTCTGGTCGTGCTGTGCGGCATGCCGCTGCGGTCGAAGGTGTCGTGGCTGCGGGTAGCCGGCTGCGGCGTGGGCGGCTCGCTCGCATTCTTCGTGCTGACGAATTTCGCGATCTGGGCCCTGCCGGATGTCTCGCGATACCCGCAGACGCTGGCCGGTCTGGTCGACTGCTTCATCTCGGCTCTGCCGTTCTACCGCAACTTCCTGGTTTCGACCGGGGTGTTTTCGGCAATTCTGTTCAGCCCGCTGGGCGTGCGCGCCATTGAGCGGGCTGACGAGTCGCGC